One part of the Silurus meridionalis isolate SWU-2019-XX chromosome 26, ASM1480568v1, whole genome shotgun sequence genome encodes these proteins:
- the LOC124379732 gene encoding uncharacterized protein LOC124379732 isoform X2 translates to MSAESDKMTFYIKQSGNTLGAQLDFIERLKQRCHLRQVYSEEECDVIFAFVPIASRAGTDIETALKKITETSKPILLVAFHHTFDSNYIAPESRWSVKREEVFAVDILFNEDEGLIRWLHNDLALKSTTEFLTSVRAPSNILQPEQTNIPSFCSIPRLISSFCSISRLNSIIFCILRVICIIYSISRFISSFCSIPRLISGCLTKVAKFVWDALVHILSQKAEKSKAIRFHKMVFGNDMNSHQDFLRSLGINSQNEVLSVDQSDVIIAFVVIVSRAGTDIEAALKYIPENQPVVLVVLHRTFDPDSIAPESRRHVSKKNIWTVDCLFHEDQGLLKCHHNTKALEATRKYFMRHQGELLLFQQTIKSVALDV, encoded by the exons ATGTCTGCAG aatcagataaaatgacattttacattaaacaatCTGGGAATACTTTGGGAGCCCAACTTGACTTTATAGAGCGGCTGAAACAACGTTGTCATCTCCGTCAAGTTTATTCAGAGGAAGAATGCGACGTCATTTTTGCTTTTGTCCCTATTGCATCTCGGGCTGGAACGGACATTGAAACTGCACTTAAGAAGATTACAGAGA cgAGTAAGCCTATTCTCCTCGTGGCATTTCACCACACTTTTGATTCAAATTACATTGCTCCAGAGAGCAGATGGTCTGTGAAGAGGGAAGAGGTGTTTGCTGTGGACATCctttttaatgaagatgaaggaCTGATAAGATGGCTACACAATGACCTGGCACTGAAATCTACCACCGAGTTTCTAACGTCTGTGCGTGCGCCATCAAATATCTTGCAGcctgaacaaacaaacattccCAGTTTCTGCAGCATACCCAGATTAATTTCC AGTTTCTGCAGCATATCCAGATTAAATTCC ATTATCTTCTGCATACTCAGAGTCATTTGT ATTATCTACAGCATATCCAGATTTATTTCT AGTTTCTGCAGCATACCCAGATTAATTTCC GGATGTCTGACTAAAGTGGCAAAATTTGTATGGGATGCATTGGTGCACATTCTTTCCCAAAAAG CTGAAAAGTCAAAAGCAATCAGATTCCACAAAATGGTCTTTGGTAACGACATGAACAGCCACCAGGATTTTTTGAGAAGTTTGGGAATTAATTCCCAAAATGAAGTGTTGTCGGTGGATCAGAGTGATGTCATTATTGCATTCGTCGTCATTGTCTCTCGTGCCGGAACTGACATTGAAGCTGCTCTTAAGTATATACCAG AAAACCAGCCTGTTGTTTTGGTGGTGCTCCATCGCACATTTGATCCGGATAGCATTGCTCCAGAGAGTAGACGACATGTTAGCAAGAAGAACATATGGACTGTGGACTGTCTCTTTCACGAGGACCAGGGACTGTTGAAATGTCATCATAACACAAAGGCACTAGAAGCaacaagaaaatattttatgagaCATCAAGGTGAATTATTACTGTTTCAGCAGACCATAAAGTCTGTAGCCCTTGATGTCTAA
- the LOC124379732 gene encoding uncharacterized protein LOC124379732 isoform X4 has protein sequence MSAESDKMTFYIKQSGNTLGAQLDFIERLKQRCHLRQVYSEEECDVIFAFVPIASRAGTDIETALKKITETSKPILLVAFHHTFDSNYIAPESRWSVKREEVFAVDILFNEDEGLIRWLHNDLALKSTTEFLTSVRAPSNILQPEQTNIPSFCSIPRLISGCLTKVAKFVWDALVHILSQKAEKSKAIRFHKMVFGNDMNSHQDFLRSLGINSQNEVLSVDQSDVIIAFVVIVSRAGTDIEAALKYIPENQPVVLVVLHRTFDPDSIAPESRRHVSKKNIWTVDCLFHEDQGLLKCHHNTKALEATRKYFMRHQGELLLFQQTIKSVALDV, from the exons ATGTCTGCAG aatcagataaaatgacattttacattaaacaatCTGGGAATACTTTGGGAGCCCAACTTGACTTTATAGAGCGGCTGAAACAACGTTGTCATCTCCGTCAAGTTTATTCAGAGGAAGAATGCGACGTCATTTTTGCTTTTGTCCCTATTGCATCTCGGGCTGGAACGGACATTGAAACTGCACTTAAGAAGATTACAGAGA cgAGTAAGCCTATTCTCCTCGTGGCATTTCACCACACTTTTGATTCAAATTACATTGCTCCAGAGAGCAGATGGTCTGTGAAGAGGGAAGAGGTGTTTGCTGTGGACATCctttttaatgaagatgaaggaCTGATAAGATGGCTACACAATGACCTGGCACTGAAATCTACCACCGAGTTTCTAACGTCTGTGCGTGCGCCATCAAATATCTTGCAGcctgaacaaacaaacattccCAGTTTCTGCAGCATACCCAGATTAATTTCC GGATGTCTGACTAAAGTGGCAAAATTTGTATGGGATGCATTGGTGCACATTCTTTCCCAAAAAG CTGAAAAGTCAAAAGCAATCAGATTCCACAAAATGGTCTTTGGTAACGACATGAACAGCCACCAGGATTTTTTGAGAAGTTTGGGAATTAATTCCCAAAATGAAGTGTTGTCGGTGGATCAGAGTGATGTCATTATTGCATTCGTCGTCATTGTCTCTCGTGCCGGAACTGACATTGAAGCTGCTCTTAAGTATATACCAG AAAACCAGCCTGTTGTTTTGGTGGTGCTCCATCGCACATTTGATCCGGATAGCATTGCTCCAGAGAGTAGACGACATGTTAGCAAGAAGAACATATGGACTGTGGACTGTCTCTTTCACGAGGACCAGGGACTGTTGAAATGTCATCATAACACAAAGGCACTAGAAGCaacaagaaaatattttatgagaCATCAAGGTGAATTATTACTGTTTCAGCAGACCATAAAGTCTGTAGCCCTTGATGTCTAA
- the LOC124379732 gene encoding uncharacterized protein LOC124379732 isoform X3, whose protein sequence is MSAESDKMTFYIKQSGNTLGAQLDFIERLKQRCHLRQVYSEEECDVIFAFVPIASRAGTDIETALKKITETSKPILLVAFHHTFDSNYIAPESRWSVKREEVFAVDILFNEDEGLIRWLHNDLALKSTTEFLTSVRAPSNILQPEQTNIPSFCSIPRLISIIYSISRFISSFCSIPRLISGCLTKVAKFVWDALVHILSQKAEKSKAIRFHKMVFGNDMNSHQDFLRSLGINSQNEVLSVDQSDVIIAFVVIVSRAGTDIEAALKYIPENQPVVLVVLHRTFDPDSIAPESRRHVSKKNIWTVDCLFHEDQGLLKCHHNTKALEATRKYFMRHQGELLLFQQTIKSVALDV, encoded by the exons ATGTCTGCAG aatcagataaaatgacattttacattaaacaatCTGGGAATACTTTGGGAGCCCAACTTGACTTTATAGAGCGGCTGAAACAACGTTGTCATCTCCGTCAAGTTTATTCAGAGGAAGAATGCGACGTCATTTTTGCTTTTGTCCCTATTGCATCTCGGGCTGGAACGGACATTGAAACTGCACTTAAGAAGATTACAGAGA cgAGTAAGCCTATTCTCCTCGTGGCATTTCACCACACTTTTGATTCAAATTACATTGCTCCAGAGAGCAGATGGTCTGTGAAGAGGGAAGAGGTGTTTGCTGTGGACATCctttttaatgaagatgaaggaCTGATAAGATGGCTACACAATGACCTGGCACTGAAATCTACCACCGAGTTTCTAACGTCTGTGCGTGCGCCATCAAATATCTTGCAGcctgaacaaacaaacattccCAGTTTCTGCAGCATACCCAGATTAATTTCC ATTATCTACAGCATATCCAGATTTATTTCT AGTTTCTGCAGCATACCCAGATTAATTTCC GGATGTCTGACTAAAGTGGCAAAATTTGTATGGGATGCATTGGTGCACATTCTTTCCCAAAAAG CTGAAAAGTCAAAAGCAATCAGATTCCACAAAATGGTCTTTGGTAACGACATGAACAGCCACCAGGATTTTTTGAGAAGTTTGGGAATTAATTCCCAAAATGAAGTGTTGTCGGTGGATCAGAGTGATGTCATTATTGCATTCGTCGTCATTGTCTCTCGTGCCGGAACTGACATTGAAGCTGCTCTTAAGTATATACCAG AAAACCAGCCTGTTGTTTTGGTGGTGCTCCATCGCACATTTGATCCGGATAGCATTGCTCCAGAGAGTAGACGACATGTTAGCAAGAAGAACATATGGACTGTGGACTGTCTCTTTCACGAGGACCAGGGACTGTTGAAATGTCATCATAACACAAAGGCACTAGAAGCaacaagaaaatattttatgagaCATCAAGGTGAATTATTACTGTTTCAGCAGACCATAAAGTCTGTAGCCCTTGATGTCTAA
- the LOC124379732 gene encoding uncharacterized protein LOC124379732 isoform X1 encodes MSAESDKMTFYIKQSGNTLGAQLDFIERLKQRCHLRQVYSEEECDVIFAFVPIASRAGTDIETALKKITETSKPILLVAFHHTFDSNYIAPESRWSVKREEVFAVDILFNEDEGLIRWLHNDLALKSTTEFLTSVRAPSNILQPEQTNIPSFCSIPRLISIIYSISRFISSFCSISRLNSIIFCILRVICIIYSISRFISSFCSIPRLISGCLTKVAKFVWDALVHILSQKAEKSKAIRFHKMVFGNDMNSHQDFLRSLGINSQNEVLSVDQSDVIIAFVVIVSRAGTDIEAALKYIPENQPVVLVVLHRTFDPDSIAPESRRHVSKKNIWTVDCLFHEDQGLLKCHHNTKALEATRKYFMRHQGELLLFQQTIKSVALDV; translated from the exons ATGTCTGCAG aatcagataaaatgacattttacattaaacaatCTGGGAATACTTTGGGAGCCCAACTTGACTTTATAGAGCGGCTGAAACAACGTTGTCATCTCCGTCAAGTTTATTCAGAGGAAGAATGCGACGTCATTTTTGCTTTTGTCCCTATTGCATCTCGGGCTGGAACGGACATTGAAACTGCACTTAAGAAGATTACAGAGA cgAGTAAGCCTATTCTCCTCGTGGCATTTCACCACACTTTTGATTCAAATTACATTGCTCCAGAGAGCAGATGGTCTGTGAAGAGGGAAGAGGTGTTTGCTGTGGACATCctttttaatgaagatgaaggaCTGATAAGATGGCTACACAATGACCTGGCACTGAAATCTACCACCGAGTTTCTAACGTCTGTGCGTGCGCCATCAAATATCTTGCAGcctgaacaaacaaacattccCAGTTTCTGCAGCATACCCAGATTAATTTCC ATTATCTACAGCATATCCAGATTCATTTCT AGTTTCTGCAGCATATCCAGATTAAATTCC ATTATCTTCTGCATACTCAGAGTCATTTGT ATTATCTACAGCATATCCAGATTTATTTCT AGTTTCTGCAGCATACCCAGATTAATTTCC GGATGTCTGACTAAAGTGGCAAAATTTGTATGGGATGCATTGGTGCACATTCTTTCCCAAAAAG CTGAAAAGTCAAAAGCAATCAGATTCCACAAAATGGTCTTTGGTAACGACATGAACAGCCACCAGGATTTTTTGAGAAGTTTGGGAATTAATTCCCAAAATGAAGTGTTGTCGGTGGATCAGAGTGATGTCATTATTGCATTCGTCGTCATTGTCTCTCGTGCCGGAACTGACATTGAAGCTGCTCTTAAGTATATACCAG AAAACCAGCCTGTTGTTTTGGTGGTGCTCCATCGCACATTTGATCCGGATAGCATTGCTCCAGAGAGTAGACGACATGTTAGCAAGAAGAACATATGGACTGTGGACTGTCTCTTTCACGAGGACCAGGGACTGTTGAAATGTCATCATAACACAAAGGCACTAGAAGCaacaagaaaatattttatgagaCATCAAGGTGAATTATTACTGTTTCAGCAGACCATAAAGTCTGTAGCCCTTGATGTCTAA